From the genome of Spirosomataceae bacterium TFI 002, one region includes:
- a CDS encoding DNA polymerase III, delta subunit has protein sequence MAAKTPQQVIQELGQNKIKPLYILHGDENFFLDQIGSTLLQNVIPEHEKGFNEVILYGKDISVGDLLNNARRFPMMAEKQLVYVREAHSILDINNKDSQSLLESYAKNPLASTVLVMHFGKSPDARKAWLKAASTNGEVVASKRIYDNQVPDFIASYCKAKGIQIAPKAIHLLFEQVGNNLEAISKEIDKIAINLKNGGQIDANIIEEFVGISKDFNVFELQKAITFKDRPKCFQIINYFASNTKDHPIQPVITMLFAYFTKVLLVHASPSKDDRSIASLLRVNPFFVKDYTSAARNYNIAKIMAIIHALRISDQNSKGVENGTKTEGDIYKELIFSILN, from the coding sequence ATGGCTGCAAAAACCCCTCAACAGGTTATTCAAGAACTAGGTCAAAATAAAATTAAACCACTTTATATTCTTCACGGTGATGAAAATTTCTTTTTGGACCAAATAGGTAGCACCCTTCTCCAAAATGTTATTCCTGAACATGAAAAAGGTTTCAATGAAGTTATATTATATGGGAAGGATATTAGCGTAGGTGATCTATTAAACAACGCACGACGGTTTCCTATGATGGCCGAAAAACAGTTGGTATATGTTCGCGAGGCTCACAGCATTCTAGATATAAATAATAAAGACAGCCAATCACTATTAGAGTCCTATGCGAAAAATCCGCTAGCCAGCACTGTATTGGTAATGCATTTTGGTAAAAGCCCTGATGCCAGAAAAGCTTGGCTTAAAGCGGCAAGTACAAATGGCGAGGTTGTAGCATCTAAACGCATTTATGATAACCAAGTACCCGATTTTATTGCATCTTACTGTAAAGCAAAAGGAATCCAGATAGCACCCAAAGCAATACATTTACTATTTGAGCAAGTTGGAAATAACCTAGAAGCAATATCTAAAGAAATTGACAAAATTGCGATTAACTTAAAGAATGGAGGGCAAATAGACGCCAATATCATTGAAGAGTTTGTTGGAATCAGTAAAGACTTTAATGTTTTTGAACTACAAAAAGCCATTACTTTCAAGGACAGGCCAAAGTGTTTTCAAATTATTAACTATTTTGCATCAAACACAAAGGATCATCCAATACAGCCAGTGATTACGATGCTCTTCGCCTACTTTACCAAAGTCTTGCTTGTTCATGCATCACCATCGAAAGATGATAGGAGCATAGCATCATTGTTAAGGGTGAACCCATTTTTTGTGAAAGATTACACATCTGCTGCTCGCAACTACAATATTGCCAAGATTATGGCCATTATTCATGCACTTAGAATAAGTGATCAGAACTCGAAAGGTGTTGAAAATGGCACTAAAACAGAAGGGGATATTTATAAAGAACTAATTTTTAGCATTTTAAACTAA